The genomic region AGTCCAACAGAATGGCCGCGTGCTCGGCTGGCGACGAGCGCACGTTGAGCGCAACCCAGACGATCCCCGTCAGCAGGCATGCCCATTCGCTGGCAACGATCTCGACCGAATTGTCGAGCAGGACCGCGATGCGATCGCCGCGGCGGATGCCATGGGCCGCCAGAGCGTCCGCGAAGCAGAGCGTCTGCCGGTAGAGCTCGCCGTACGACGTCGGTGCGCCGCGCATGTAGCGGTGCGCGCTCTGATCCCATGCGAGCGCCGAGAGCGCCGGACGCTCGCTGTGGCGCTCGGCAAGCTCGTGAAGAAGCTGTACGACCGACGACAACGGTAACGTCACTGCGCCCCGGCGCGCGCCGATTCGATTTCGAGCTGGAGATCGGCCCACGCCGCCTGGACTTCGCCTTCGAGGTCGAGCAGATCCCCGTTGTTCTCGATTACGCGGGTCGCGCCGCGACGGCGCTTTTCGTTGTCGGCCTGCGCGGCCATGCGGCGGGCGATTTCCCCGGGTTCCATGCCGCGAAGCTGAACCAGGCGCTGGATGACGACGTCCGGATCGGCGATCACGGTCCAGAGGCGGCCGGCGCCGCCGCTCCAGCCGGTTTCGGTCATCAGCGCCGCTTCGATCACGACCACCGAGTCCGGATCCTCGTCGACAATCTGGGCAATCCGCGACGCGACTTCGGCGCGCACCAGCGGATGGACGATGCGGTTGAGATCGGCGAGCGCTTCCGGATCGCGAAACACCATGGCCCCGAGGCGTGCGCGGTCGATCGCCCCGTCCTCGCCGACGACGTCGTCGCCGAAGCGCTCGACGATGCTGTCGAAGCCGGCCGTTCCCGGCGCATAGACCTCGTGCGCGACACGGTCGGCATCGATCACATGCGCGCCGCGTTCCGCGAGAAGCTCGGCCACGGTGGACTTGCCCGAACCGATCCCACCGGTGAGCCCGACGATGATTGCCATCGGAAGATAGTAGCAGTCCGCAGCGAAAGGCCCACCGCCAGAGCGCGAGGCGCGCGGAGTGCTTCACTCGAGCGGCAGGAGCGCGCAGCGCTCCGTTAGAGATGGAACCTCGCGACCGGCATCCTTCGCGCCTCTGCTGGAGCTTCGTTGAAATCCCGAGACCGCGACCTCGTCGGCGCCGGCGCGATTTTCGTTGCCGCGATGGCCTATTTCGCGTCGTTCGCGCCATGGACGCGCCCCGTGCTGCTGGACGCCGCGACGTGGGACTACATGGCGCTGGAGACAGCGCGCGGGCTGGTTCCGTACCGCGACGTCTTTCTCCACAAGACTCCGGGTGCAGCGCTTCTCGGCGCCGTGGCAGCACGGATCGGCATGGCTACGGCGATCGAGCCGGTGCTCGCGGTGCACGCGCTGTCGCTCGTTTTCGGTGCGCTGGCGGCGGTGCTGCTGTTCGCGCTGTGCCGCACCCGCCTGCCTCTGGGCGTCTCACTCGCCGCAGCGGTCGGCCTCTTCGCTTACGACGAATGGGTGGTCTCGGCGCTCGAAGGCTGCAGCCCGAAGGTTGCAACCGTGATGTTCGGGCTTGCCTCGATGCTCGCCGCCGAGCGCGGCGCGGCATTCTCCTCGTCGGTGCTCGGCGGATGTTCGGTGCTGTGCTGGCAACCAGGGCTCGCGTTCCTGCTCGGGTCGTGGGCAGCAATCCTGCGCCGCGGTGAACGCC from Candidatus Limnocylindrales bacterium harbors:
- the coaE gene encoding dephospho-CoA kinase (Dephospho-CoA kinase (CoaE) performs the final step in coenzyme A biosynthesis.); the protein is MAIIVGLTGGIGSGKSTVAELLAERGAHVIDADRVAHEVYAPGTAGFDSIVERFGDDVVGEDGAIDRARLGAMVFRDPEALADLNRIVHPLVRAEVASRIAQIVDEDPDSVVVIEAALMTETGWSGGAGRLWTVIADPDVVIQRLVQLRGMEPGEIARRMAAQADNEKRRRGATRVIENNGDLLDLEGEVQAAWADLQLEIESARAGAQ